Proteins from a genomic interval of Chanodichthys erythropterus isolate Z2021 chromosome 6, ASM2448905v1, whole genome shotgun sequence:
- the cav4a gene encoding caveolin-2: MSGTMMQSMDAKETEIDLRDAGDGEDDEGQQTWKTQLETVLEEEEEEDVISTQSDTRPLINERDPRQINECLKVSFEDVIAEPASVRSGDRVWIWSHALFEVSRAWFYRIITAVLAVPVSLIAGILFAVLSFIHIWFFTPCVQVVLINTGWLQTLWSSVLDIIILPFFQSVAKCCRGISVVLTRE, translated from the exons ATGTCTGGCACCATGATGCAGAGTATGGACGCAAAGGAAACTGAGATCGACCTGAGGGATGCAGGGGATGGAGAGGATGACGAGGGACAACAAACGTGGAAGACGCAGCTGGAAACTGTCctggaggaagaggaagaagaagatgTGATCTCTACACAGAGTGACACCAGGCCTCTGATCAATGAACGGGACCCAAGACAGATAAATGAGTGTCTTAAG GTTAGTTTTGAGGATGTGATAGCAGAGCCGGCGTCGGTGCGCAGTGGGGATCGGGTGTGGATCTGGAGTCACGCTCTTTTCGAGGTGTCCAGGGCCTGGTTTTACCGTATCATCACGGCTGTGCTGGCTGTTCCAGTGTCCCTCATTGCTGGGATCCTCTTTGCCGTCCTCAGCTTCATTCACATCTG GTTCTTTACGCCATGTGTGCAGGTTGTCTTGATAAACACCGGGTGGTTGCAAACTTTATGGAGCAGCGTTTTAGACATAATCATCCTACCGTTCTTCCAAAGCGTAGCCAAATGCTGCAGAGGGATTAGTGTTGTTCTCACACGGGAATGA